In one window of Thermus aquaticus DNA:
- a CDS encoding Hsp20/alpha crystallin family protein: MALVRRDARPTEITPFRTWGPLSLFEEANRLFEEVLGEFGRPVTTYVAPADLYETDEALILEMAVPGLTPEDLEVSLEGNKLTVRGQVKPVEEAKARRYYLQEIPHGSFVRTFTLPVEVKADEAKAEFRHGILRLTMPKVAEARAKRIPIEVVQ, from the coding sequence ATGGCCCTGGTGCGTAGGGATGCCCGTCCCACCGAGATCACGCCCTTCAGGACTTGGGGTCCGCTCTCCCTCTTTGAGGAGGCCAACCGGCTCTTTGAGGAGGTGCTGGGTGAGTTCGGCCGGCCCGTCACCACCTACGTGGCCCCGGCCGACCTCTACGAGACCGACGAGGCCCTGATCCTGGAGATGGCCGTGCCCGGCCTCACGCCTGAAGACCTGGAGGTGAGCCTCGAAGGCAACAAGCTCACCGTCCGGGGCCAGGTGAAGCCCGTGGAGGAGGCCAAGGCCCGCCGCTACTACCTCCAGGAGATCCCCCATGGCTCCTTCGTGCGCACCTTCACCCTGCCCGTGGAGGTGAAGGCCGACGAGGCCAAGGCGGAGTTCCGCCACGGCATCCTCCGGCTCACCATGCCCAAGGTGGCCGAGGCCCGGGCCAAGCGGATCCCCATTGAGGTGGTCCAGTAA
- a CDS encoding sulfurtransferase, protein MELPKDAVLVDTRPRPAYEAGHLPGARHLDLSAPRFRLREESELRALEEALTELFRSLGLRSPVVLYDEGLTSRLCRTAFFLGLGGLEVRLWTEGWEELATEGETPKPEPSDTLAHLQRDWLLTADEAARHPLLLDVRSPEEHKGLVHPPCCPRGGRIPGSRNAPLELFFEPEGLLARLGLEPGQEVGVYCHSGARSAVAFFVLRSLGVRARNYLGSMHEWLQEGLPTEP, encoded by the coding sequence ATGGAGCTACCCAAGGACGCGGTCCTGGTGGACACCAGGCCCCGCCCCGCCTACGAGGCGGGCCACCTCCCCGGGGCCCGGCACCTGGACCTCTCCGCCCCCCGGTTCCGCCTGCGGGAGGAGTCGGAGCTTAGGGCTTTGGAAGAGGCCCTCACCGAGCTTTTCCGGAGCCTGGGCCTTAGAAGCCCCGTGGTCCTCTACGACGAGGGCCTCACCAGCCGCCTCTGCCGCACCGCCTTTTTCCTGGGGCTTGGGGGCCTCGAGGTGCGCCTCTGGACCGAAGGGTGGGAGGAGCTGGCCACGGAAGGGGAGACGCCCAAGCCCGAGCCCAGCGATACCCTGGCCCACCTCCAAAGGGACTGGCTCCTCACCGCCGACGAGGCGGCCCGTCACCCCCTCCTCCTGGACGTGCGGAGCCCGGAGGAGCACAAGGGCCTGGTCCACCCCCCTTGCTGCCCCCGGGGCGGGCGGATTCCCGGCAGCAGAAACGCCCCCCTGGAGCTCTTTTTTGAGCCCGAGGGGCTCCTTGCGCGGCTTGGGCTGGAGCCGGGCCAGGAGGTGGGGGTCTACTGCCACTCCGGGGCCCGGAGCGCCGTGGCCTTCTTCGTCCTGAGGAGCCTTGGGGTCAGGGCCCGGAACTACCTGGGCTCCATGCACGAGTGGCTCCAGGAGGGCCTGCCCACCGAGCCATGA
- a CDS encoding MBL fold metallo-hydrolase, with amino-acid sequence MRAFRLTVGPLGENAYLVETPMGGVFIDPGDEAPRLLALAEATGIAPRAILLTHAHFDHVGAVAPLVEALGLPVFLHPLDLPLYRGAAEVAARWGVPIPRPPEEVEPLEEGMVLFGLEVWHLPGHSPGHVAFLDREGGQVFSGDLLFRGGVGRYDLPGADPKALFASLRRLLTLPPETQVHPGHGPSTTLGLEAQTNPFLQGLEWET; translated from the coding sequence ATGAGGGCCTTCCGCCTCACCGTGGGGCCTTTGGGGGAGAACGCCTACCTGGTGGAAACCCCCATGGGCGGGGTCTTCATAGATCCGGGGGACGAGGCCCCGAGGCTTCTCGCCCTGGCGGAGGCCACCGGCATCGCTCCCAGGGCCATCCTCCTCACCCACGCCCACTTTGACCACGTGGGGGCTGTGGCCCCCCTGGTGGAGGCCTTGGGTCTTCCCGTCTTCCTCCACCCCCTGGACCTGCCCCTCTACCGGGGGGCCGCCGAGGTGGCCGCCCGTTGGGGGGTCCCGATCCCCAGGCCCCCAGAGGAGGTGGAGCCCCTGGAGGAAGGCATGGTCCTCTTCGGCCTCGAGGTCTGGCACCTTCCCGGGCACAGCCCGGGGCACGTGGCCTTCCTGGACCGGGAAGGGGGTCAGGTCTTCTCCGGGGACCTCCTCTTCCGGGGCGGCGTCGGCCGCTACGACCTGCCCGGGGCCGACCCCAAGGCCCTCTTCGCCTCCTTGAGGCGGCTTCTCACCCTGCCTCCAGAGACCCAGGTCCACCCCGGGCACGGGCCCAGCACCACCTTGGGCCTCGAGGCCCAGACCAACCCCTTCCTCCAAGGGTTAGAATGGGAAACGTGA
- a CDS encoding zinc ribbon domain-containing protein: protein MGNVNGAEALRALYALQEKDLEIDRLQKEAETLPEDLLAAKAQAEALEAELVNLLERQAELKKAYTRHSLDIEDLTAKEKQAEAEQRQAQSAREQTQYENRIQQIKDRIRELLELSTPIMEAMEEVEKEIARVEEALASLRPKLEELLQQNALRVEALKEEILKLQEARQAMAAEIPALVLKEYEAIRRARKGTGVVRMLRQGQVFRCEGCNVVLPTHVAQKVMQGQLTRCPSCGRLLWKGEA from the coding sequence ATGGGAAACGTGAACGGGGCGGAGGCACTGAGGGCTCTTTACGCGCTTCAGGAGAAGGACCTGGAGATAGACCGATTGCAAAAGGAAGCCGAAACCCTTCCCGAGGACCTCCTGGCGGCAAAGGCCCAAGCGGAAGCCCTGGAGGCGGAGCTCGTGAACCTTCTGGAGCGCCAGGCGGAGCTCAAAAAGGCCTACACCCGCCACAGCCTGGACATAGAGGACCTCACCGCCAAGGAGAAGCAGGCCGAGGCGGAGCAGCGCCAGGCCCAGAGCGCCCGGGAGCAGACCCAGTACGAGAACCGCATCCAGCAGATCAAAGACCGCATCCGGGAGCTTCTGGAGCTCTCCACCCCCATCATGGAGGCCATGGAGGAGGTGGAGAAGGAGATCGCTCGGGTGGAGGAGGCCCTGGCAAGCCTCAGGCCTAAGCTGGAGGAGCTATTACAGCAAAACGCCCTGAGGGTGGAGGCCCTCAAGGAGGAGATCCTCAAGCTCCAGGAGGCGCGGCAGGCCATGGCGGCGGAGATCCCCGCCCTAGTGCTCAAGGAGTACGAGGCCATCCGCCGGGCCCGAAAGGGCACCGGGGTGGTGCGCATGCTGAGACAGGGCCAGGTCTTCCGCTGCGAGGGGTGCAACGTGGTCCTGCCTACCCACGTGGCCCAGAAGGTGATGCAGGGGCAGCTTACCCGCTGCCCCTCCTGCGGCCGCCTCCTCTGGAAGGGCGAGGCCTAA
- a CDS encoding OsmC family protein codes for MPVRKAEAVWEGGLRAGKGIMKLESQAFQGPYSFPSRFEEGEGTNPEELIAAAHAGCFSMALAAALEREGFPPRRVATEARVHLEMVEGRATITRIELLTEAEVPGISPEKFQEIAQAAKEGCPVSRALAGVKEISLEARLL; via the coding sequence ATGCCGGTGAGGAAAGCGGAAGCGGTTTGGGAAGGCGGGTTGCGCGCGGGCAAAGGGATTATGAAGCTAGAGAGCCAGGCCTTCCAGGGGCCCTACTCCTTCCCTTCCCGCTTTGAGGAGGGGGAGGGGACGAACCCCGAGGAGCTCATCGCTGCGGCCCACGCCGGGTGCTTCTCCATGGCCCTGGCCGCCGCCTTGGAGCGGGAGGGGTTCCCCCCCAGGCGGGTCGCCACCGAGGCCCGGGTGCACCTGGAGATGGTGGAGGGCCGGGCCACCATCACCCGGATAGAGCTCCTCACTGAGGCCGAGGTGCCCGGGATTTCCCCGGAGAAGTTCCAGGAGATCGCCCAGGCGGCCAAGGAGGGGTGCCCCGTTTCCCGGGCCCTGGCTGGGGTGAAGGAGATCTCCTTGGAGGCCCGGCTTCTTTAG
- a CDS encoding metalloenzyme: MLFLFVDGLGLGEALEDLFPLLLSLNPHPLDATLGVEGLPQSGTGQTALLTGKNAAQFLGHHQGPFPSPRLRPLLKASLYAWAKEEGLAVLHANAYRPEYLEKATRGRHLFLSAFAQSARLAGLPLLPLDHPLALPPGFWEDPYGVGARAAALTRRFDLVVLEYWALDLLAHRDPERLPERFRELTLFLRGFLDEGGELLLTSDHGNAEEPWHPRHTLNPVPLVYTGEAPPPPLDLTGVLPWMQRILTSKYKKSDRNT, encoded by the coding sequence GTGCTCTTCCTCTTCGTGGACGGCCTGGGACTGGGCGAGGCTTTAGAAGACCTCTTCCCCCTCCTCCTGAGCCTCAACCCCCACCCCCTGGACGCCACCTTGGGGGTGGAGGGCCTGCCCCAGTCGGGCACCGGCCAGACGGCCCTCCTCACCGGGAAAAACGCCGCCCAGTTCCTCGGCCACCACCAGGGCCCTTTCCCCAGCCCCCGCCTGAGGCCCCTCCTGAAGGCAAGCCTCTACGCCTGGGCCAAAGAAGAGGGCCTGGCCGTCCTCCACGCCAACGCCTACCGCCCAGAGTACCTGGAAAAGGCCACGAGGGGCAGGCACCTTTTCCTTTCCGCCTTCGCCCAGTCGGCGCGCCTTGCGGGTTTACCCCTTCTGCCCCTGGACCATCCCTTGGCCCTCCCCCCCGGGTTCTGGGAAGACCCTTACGGCGTGGGGGCTAGGGCGGCGGCCCTCACCCGGCGCTTTGACCTGGTGGTCCTGGAGTACTGGGCCCTGGACCTCTTGGCTCACCGGGACCCAGAACGCCTGCCGGAGCGTTTCCGGGAGCTCACCTTGTTTCTACGGGGCTTCCTGGACGAGGGTGGGGAGCTCCTCCTCACCTCGGATCACGGCAACGCCGAGGAGCCCTGGCACCCCCGCCACACCCTGAACCCCGTGCCCCTGGTCTACACCGGGGAGGCCCCACCGCCTCCTCTGGATCTCACCGGGGTCCTGCCCTGGATGCAAAGGATTCTCACTTCTAAATACAAGAAATCCGACCGGAATACTTGA
- a CDS encoding iron ABC transporter substrate-binding protein, whose amino-acid sequence MERRTILTLIGLTILNLSLAQTQTLTVYSGRGQSLVEPLVKQFERDTGIRVQVRYGTDAQILAALQEEGGRSPADVFWGNTSGALGRAAGLGLLRPLGDSLLKTPQAFAPASRSWVPVTLRLRVLAYNPQKFKPEELPQSILDLPRFAREKGLGGRVGWTPTYSSFQDMVAGMIALHGEAKTRAWLEEMKALAPKAYASNPAMLDAIRAGEVDLGSTNHYYVVRFRRAGYQLGMHHFQDGDVGNLALVTGAGILKTGKNLTAATRFLTYLLSPKAQQYFAGTIGEYPLVKGVVTDPNLLPLEEALAKSPRMDFEKLPLEQALRLLRELGIL is encoded by the coding sequence ATGGAACGCAGAACGATCCTGACCCTTATCGGCCTAACGATCCTAAACCTTAGCTTGGCCCAGACCCAGACCCTCACCGTCTACTCGGGCCGGGGCCAGAGCCTGGTGGAGCCCTTGGTGAAGCAGTTTGAGCGGGATACGGGCATCCGGGTCCAGGTGCGCTACGGCACCGACGCCCAGATCCTGGCCGCCTTGCAGGAGGAGGGTGGCCGCTCCCCTGCGGATGTGTTCTGGGGCAACACCTCGGGGGCCCTGGGCCGGGCCGCCGGGCTGGGTCTCCTAAGGCCCCTGGGGGATAGCCTCCTCAAGACCCCCCAGGCCTTTGCCCCCGCCTCCCGGTCCTGGGTGCCGGTGACCCTGCGCCTCAGGGTTCTGGCCTATAACCCCCAGAAGTTCAAGCCCGAGGAGCTTCCCCAAAGCATCCTGGACCTTCCCCGCTTCGCCCGGGAAAAGGGTCTTGGGGGGCGGGTGGGCTGGACCCCCACTTACTCCAGCTTCCAGGACATGGTGGCGGGGATGATCGCCCTTCACGGAGAGGCCAAAACTAGGGCGTGGCTTGAGGAAATGAAAGCCCTCGCCCCCAAGGCTTACGCCTCCAACCCCGCCATGCTGGACGCCATCCGGGCGGGCGAGGTGGACCTGGGCTCCACCAACCACTACTACGTGGTGCGCTTCCGCCGGGCGGGGTACCAGCTGGGGATGCACCACTTCCAGGACGGGGACGTGGGCAACCTGGCCCTGGTGACGGGAGCGGGCATCCTGAAGACGGGCAAGAACCTCACCGCCGCCACCCGCTTCCTCACCTACCTCCTCTCCCCCAAGGCCCAGCAGTACTTCGCGGGCACCATCGGGGAGTACCCCCTGGTGAAGGGCGTGGTGACGGACCCTAACCTGCTGCCCCTCGAGGAGGCCCTGGCCAAAAGCCCCAGGATGGACTTTGAGAAGCTTCCCTTAGAGCAGGCTTTGAGGCTCCTGCGGGAACTCGGGATCCTGTGA
- a CDS encoding ABC transporter permease — protein MTLRLPHLPGLLPFLIPALLTGGGVALPLLYLVLRALEAEPKALQEILLRPKNLELLLNTLALFFGVLLLTTLLALPLAFLTTRTDLKGKRVFAILLTLPLAIPGYVGAYVLLAATGEGGILPLPRPEGYWGALLVLSFITYPYLFLSLRAAFLGLDPSLEEAARTLGLSPFRAFLKATFPQLLPALLSGYLVVGLHVLGDFGTVSLLRYETFSYAIYLQYTAAFDRVYAAWLALFLLLLTGGLLLLEGVFLSRLALARAGKGASRRARPVRLGPLAPLAYLLLSLPVLLALVLPLYALFHLASRFPRENLEGVREALLHSALAAGPAAALAVGMALPIAYLAVRYPSFPARLLERLAYLGYAVPPLAFALAWVFFSLKGLPFLYGTLPLLILVLAFHFLAESLGPIRGALHQVPRRLEEAARTLGETPTGAFFRVTFPLLWRGTLAGGALAFIGAVKELPITLLLAPMGYSTLATRVFSYTQEAMFAEAAPFALLIALLSAAFVGVLLWSERRF, from the coding sequence GTGACCCTGAGGCTTCCCCACCTACCCGGGCTCCTTCCCTTCCTCATCCCCGCCCTCCTCACGGGGGGCGGGGTGGCCCTGCCCCTCCTCTACCTGGTCCTAAGGGCCCTGGAGGCGGAGCCCAAGGCCCTCCAGGAAATCCTCCTAAGGCCCAAGAACCTGGAGCTTCTTCTGAACACCCTGGCCCTCTTCTTTGGGGTCCTTCTCCTCACCACGCTCCTGGCCCTCCCCCTGGCCTTCCTCACCACCCGGACGGACCTCAAGGGAAAGCGGGTTTTCGCCATCCTCCTCACCCTGCCCCTGGCCATTCCCGGGTACGTGGGGGCCTACGTCCTCCTGGCGGCCACCGGGGAAGGGGGGATTCTTCCCCTTCCCCGACCGGAGGGGTACTGGGGGGCCCTCCTGGTCCTCTCCTTCATCACCTACCCCTACCTCTTCCTCTCCTTGAGGGCCGCCTTTTTGGGCCTGGACCCCAGCCTGGAGGAGGCGGCCCGCACCCTGGGCCTAAGCCCTTTCAGGGCCTTCCTCAAGGCCACCTTCCCCCAGCTCCTCCCCGCCCTCCTCTCGGGCTACCTGGTGGTGGGTCTCCACGTCCTGGGGGACTTCGGCACGGTGAGCCTTCTCCGCTACGAGACCTTCTCCTACGCCATCTACCTGCAGTACACCGCCGCCTTTGACCGGGTCTACGCCGCCTGGCTGGCCCTCTTCCTCCTCCTCCTCACCGGGGGGCTCCTCCTCCTGGAGGGGGTCTTTCTAAGCCGCCTGGCCCTGGCGCGGGCAGGCAAGGGGGCAAGCCGGAGGGCCAGGCCGGTGCGCCTGGGCCCCCTGGCTCCCCTGGCCTACCTCCTCCTCTCCCTCCCCGTCCTCCTCGCCCTAGTCCTGCCCCTTTACGCCCTCTTCCACCTGGCAAGCCGCTTTCCCCGGGAGAACCTGGAGGGGGTCAGGGAGGCCCTCCTCCACTCGGCCCTGGCGGCGGGCCCCGCCGCGGCGCTGGCGGTGGGCATGGCCCTGCCCATCGCCTACCTGGCGGTGCGCTACCCCTCCTTCCCCGCCCGCCTTCTGGAGCGCCTGGCCTACCTGGGCTACGCCGTGCCGCCCTTGGCCTTCGCCCTGGCCTGGGTCTTCTTCAGCCTGAAGGGCCTCCCCTTCCTCTACGGCACCCTCCCCCTCCTCATCCTGGTCCTGGCCTTCCACTTTCTGGCGGAAAGCCTGGGGCCCATCCGGGGGGCCCTGCACCAGGTGCCGAGGCGCCTGGAGGAGGCGGCCAGGACCCTGGGGGAAACCCCCACCGGGGCCTTCTTCCGGGTCACCTTCCCCCTCCTCTGGCGGGGGACGCTGGCGGGAGGGGCTTTGGCCTTCATCGGGGCGGTCAAGGAGCTTCCCATCACCCTCCTCCTGGCCCCCATGGGCTACAGCACCCTGGCCACCCGGGTTTTCAGCTACACTCAGGAAGCCATGTTCGCCGAGGCCGCCCCCTTCGCCCTCCTCATCGCCCTCCTCTCGGCGGCCTTCGTGGGGGTGTTGCTTTGGAGCGAGCGCCGCTTCTAG